In Hemicordylus capensis ecotype Gifberg chromosome 13, rHemCap1.1.pri, whole genome shotgun sequence, a single window of DNA contains:
- the FLII gene encoding protein flightless-1 homolog: protein MAATGVLPFIRGVDLSGNDFKGGYFPEHVKSMTSLRWLKLNRTGLCYLPEELSALQKLEHLSVNHNSLTTLHGELSGLPCLRAIVARANCLKNSGVPDDIFQLEDLSVLDLSYNQLTECPRELENAKNMLVLNLKNNKIDSIPNQLFINLTDLLYLDLSDNKLESLPPQMRRLVHLQTLILNNNPLLHAQLRQLPAMTALQTLHLRNTQRTQSNLPTSLEGLSNLSDVDFSCNDLSRIPECLYTLANLRRLNLSSNQIAELSLCIDQWTQLETLNLSRNQLTSLPSAICKLTKLKKLYLNSNKVDFDGIPSGIGKLVRLEEFMAANNNLELIPESLCRCAKLKKLVLNKNRLVTLPEAVHFLTEIEILDVRENPNLVMPPKPVDRTSEWYNIDFSLQNQLRLAGASPATVAAAAAGSSPKDPMARKMRLRRRKDSAQDDQAKQVLKGMSDVAQEKNKKMEENGDMKYTDLKTRRWDQSLEKPQLNYSEFFTEDVGQLPGVSVWQIENFVPILLDETFHGKFYEADCYIVLKTLLDDNGSLNWEIYYWIGQESSLDKKACSAIHAVNLRNYLGAECRTIREEMGDESDEFSQVFDHEISYIEGGTSSGFFTVEDTHYISRLYRVYGKKNIKLEPVPLKAASLDPRFVFLLDHGLEIYIWRGSQATLSGTTKARLFAEKINKNERKGKAEILLLSQTQETPEFWDVLGGQPEEIKANVPDDFRPPRPKLYKVGLGLGYLELPQINYKLSVEHKKRPKVDLLPEMRLLQSLLDTKSVYILDCWSDVFIWIGRKSPRLVRAAALKLGQELCVMLHRPKHAMVIRNLEGTECQVFKSKFKNWDDVLKVDYTRNAESVQQTGGLSGKVQKDAEKRDQMKADLTALFLPRQPPMPLTEAEQLMEEWNEDLDGMEGFVLESKKFTRLPEEEFGHFHTQDCYVFLCRYWVPMECEEDEEKKKKKSGAKGADQEVGQEDDQEDEEEEEEEEEEKQPEEDFQCVVYFWQGREASNMGWLTFTFSLQKKFESLFPGKLEVVRMTQQQENPKFLSHFKRKFIIHKGKRKSKENDLQPSLYHIRTNGSALCTRCIQISTDSGLLNSEFCFILKVPFESTDNQGIVYTWVGRAADPDEAKLAEDIMNHMFDDSYSKQVINEGEEPENFFWVGIGVQKPYDGDADYMKYSRLFRCSNEKGYFAVSEKCSDFCQDDLADDDIMLLDNGQEVYMWVGTQTSQVEIKLSLKACQVYLQHMRSKETARPRKLRLVRKGNEPPAFTRCFHAWSAFRKPLV from the exons atgGCTGCCACGGGGGTCCTTCCCTTCATCAGGGGCGTGGATCTCAGTGGGAACGACTTCAAG GGCGGCTATTTTCCGGAGCATGTCAAATCTATGACCAGCTTGCGATGGCTGAAGTTGAACAGGACTGGCCTCTGCTACCTGCCGGAGGAGCTGTCGGCCCTCCAGAAGTTG GAGCATCTCTCTGTGAACCACAACAGCCTAACCACTCTCCATGGAGAACTATCCGGCCTCCCCTGCCTCCGG GCTATTGTTGCTCGGGCCAATTGCTTGAAGAACTCTGGGGTCCCTGATGACATTTTCCAACTCGAAGACCTCTCGGTGCTA GACCTGAGCTACAACCAACTGACCGAGTGTCCTCGAGAGCTTGAGAACGCCAAGAACATGCTGGTACTCAACCTGAAGAACAACAA GATCGACAGCATCCCCAACCAGCTGTTCATCAACCTGACGGACCTGCTCTACCTGGACCTGAGCGACAACAAGCTGGAGAGCCTCCCCCCGCAGATGAGGCGCCTGGTGCACCTCCAGACCTTGATCCTGAATAACAATCCACTCCTGCATGCCCAGCTCAG GCAACTCCCAGCAATGACCGCCTTGCAGACGCTGCACCTGCGGAACACCCAACGGACGCAGAGCAACCTCCCTACCAGCCTGGAGGGGCTATCAAATCTTTCAG ATGTGGATTTCTCCTGCAACGACCTGAGCCGGATCCCCGAGTGCCTCTACACCTTAGCCAACCTGCGTCGCCTCAACCTGAGCAGCAACCAGATTGCAGAACTCTCCCTCTGCATCGACCAGTGGACCCAGTTAGAGACCCTCAACCTGTCCCGGAATCAGCTCACCTCCCTGCCT TCAGCCATCTGCAAACTCACCAAGCTGAAGAAGCTCTATCTGAACTCCAACAAGGTGGACTTTGACGGCATTCCCTCGGGTATTGGGAAACTGGTCCGCCTGGAGGAGTTCATGGCTGCCAACAACAACCTAGAACTCATCCCAGAGAGCCTGTGCAG GTGTGCCAAGCTGAAGAAGCTGGTGTTGAACAAGAACCGCTTGGTCACTTTGCCAGAAGCCGTGCACTTTCTGACTGAGATTGAG ATCCTAGATGTCCGTGAGAACCCCAACCTCGTGATGCCCCCCAAGCCTGTGGACAGAACCTCAGAGTGGTACAACATCGACTTCTCCCTGCAGAACCAGCTGCGGCTGGCCGGAGCCTCTCCTGcaactgtggcagcagcagctgcag GAAGCAGCCCAAAGGACCCCATGGCACGGAAGATGCGGTTACGGAGACGCAAGGACTCTGCGCAGGATGACCAGGCCAAGCAGGTGCTGAAGGGGATGTCCGATGTGGCGCAGGAGAAGAACAAGAAGATGGAG GAGAATGGGGACATGAAATACACAGACCTGAAGACACGTCGGTGGGAtcaaagcttggagaagccgcagctcAACTACTCAGAGTTCTTCACGGAGGACGTGGGCCAGCTCCCTGGCGTCTCCGTCTGGCAGATTGAGAATTTTGTGCCCATCCTGCTGGACGAGACCTTTCATGGGAAGTTCTACGAGGCAGACTGCTACATCGTGTTGAAG ACTCTTCTAGATGATAATGGTTCCTTGAACTGGGAGATCTATTATTGGATTGGCCAGGAGTCCTCGCTTGACAAGAAGGCCTGTTCAGCCATCCATGCTGTCAACCTGCGGAACTACCTGGGGGCTGAGTGCCGCACCATCCGGGAAGAGATGGGCGACGAAAGTGACGAGTTCAGCCAG GTCTTTGATCACGAAATCTCCTACATTGAAGGGGGCACATCCAGTGGCTTCTTCACAGTGGAGGACACTCACTATATTTCCAG GCTCTACCGTGTCTATGGCAAGAAGAACATAAAGCTGGAACCAGTACCGCTGAAGGCAGCTTCTCTGGACCCACG GTTTGTCTTCCTCCTGGACCATGGCCTTGAGATCTACATCTGGAGGGGAAGCCAGGCCACTCTGAGCGGGACCACCAAAGCCAG GCTCTTTGCTGAGAAGATCAACAAGAACGAGAGGAAGGGCAAAGCGGAGATCTTGCTGCTCAGCCAGACGCAGGAAACTCCGGAGTTCTGGGACGTCCTTGGAGGCCAGCCAGAGGAGATCAAGGCCAATGTCCCAGATGACTTCCGGCCACCCAGACCCAAACTCTACAAG GTTGGCTTGGGTTTGGGCTACCTGGAACTCCCCCAGATCAACTATAAACTCTctgtggaacataagaagagaCCAAAGGTGGATTTGCTGCCAGAGATGAGACTG ctgCAGAGCCTGCTGGACACCAAGTCTGTCTACATTCTGGACTGCTGGTCTGATGTCTTCATCTGGATCGGCCGGAAATCCCCACGCCTGGTCCGGGCGGCTGCCCTTAAGCTGGGCCAGGAGCTTTGTGTCATGCTGCACCGCCCCAAACATGCCATGGTCATCCGCAACTTGGAGGGCACCGAGTGCCAG GTCTTCAAGTCCAAGTTCAAGAACTGGGACGATGTGCTGAAGGTGGACTACACCCGCAATGCAGAGTCAGTCCAGCAGACAGGTGGCCTCTCGGGCAAAGTGCAGAAAGACGCTGAGAAAAGGGACCAGATGAAGGCGGACCTGACGGCCCTTTTCCTGCCCCGCCAACCTCCCATGCCGCTGACTGAG GCAGAGCAGCTTATGGAAGAATGGAATGAAGACCTGGACGGCATGGAAGGCTTCGTCCTGGAGAGCAAGAAGTTCACCCGCCTGCCTGAGGAGGAATTTGGGCATTTCCACACCCAGGATTGCTATGTCTTCCTCTGCCG ATACTGGGTGCCCATGGAGTGCGAGGAAgatgaggagaagaagaagaagaagagtggaGCCAAGGGGGCTGACCAGGAGGTGGGGCAGGAGGACGACCAagaagacgaggaggaggaggaggaggaggaagaggagaagcagcccGAGGAAGACTTCCAGTGTGTCGTGTATTTCTGGCAGGGCcgggaggcctccaacatgggtTGGCTGACCTTCACCTTCAGCCTCCAGAAGAAATTTGAGAGTCTGTTTCCCGGCAAGCTGGAG GTTGTGCGCATGACGCAGCAACAGGAGAATCCCAAGTTCCTCTCCCACTTCAAGAGGAAATTCATCATCCACAAGGGCAAAAGGAAGTCCAAGGAAAACGACCTCCAGCCTAGCCTCTACCACATCCGCACCAACGGCAGCGCCCTCTGCACCCG gtGCATCCAGATCAGCACAGACTCTGGTCTTCTCAACTCAGAGTTCTGCTTCATTTTGAAG GTCCCCTTTGAAAGCACAGATAACCAGGGCATTGTCTATACCTGGGTGGGGCGGGCTGCGGACCCTGATGAGGCTAAGTTGGCAGAGGACATCATGAACCACATGTTTGACGACTCTTACAGCAAGCAG GTGATAAACGAGGGGGAGGAACCCGAGAACTTCTTTTGGGTCGGCATCGGAGTTCAGAAGCCATACGATGGAGATGCTGACTACATGAAATATTCTCGCCTCTTCAG GTGCTCCAACGAGAAAGGCTATTTTGCTGTGTCAGAAAAGTGCTCTGACTTCTGCCAGGATGACTTGGCGGATGACGACATCATGTTGCTGGACAATGGGCAGGAG GTGTACATGTGGGTAGGAACACAGACCAGCCAGGTGGAGATCAAGCTGAGTCTCAAGGCCTGCCAG GTGTACCTTCAGCACATGCGCTCCAAAGAAACGGCACGTCCTCGGAAACTCCGCCTGGTCCGGAAAGGTAATGAGCCGCCAGCCTTCACCCGCTGCTTCCACGCCTGGAGCGCTTTCCGGAAACCTCTAGTGTAA